A stretch of the Coprobacillus cateniformis genome encodes the following:
- a CDS encoding TnpV protein, translating to MKINYIKNGDYLIPKLGITTSTTNSINRYGLLKLNYIKKHKKQLYRNLPMNNHLTDYLSSVSNECNIKFETIMNRIIIKMLLMKLF from the coding sequence ATGAAAATTAATTATATTAAAAATGGCGATTATTTAATACCTAAATTAGGTATTACTACATCTACCACGAATAGTATCAACAGATATGGATTATTAAAACTAAATTATATTAAAAAACATAAAAAACAATTATATAGAAACCTACCAATGAACAATCACCTTACTGACTATCTTTCTTCGGTAAGTAATGAATGTAACATAAAATTTGAAACTATAATGAATAGAATAATTATAAAAATGTTGTTGATGAAATTATTTTGA
- a CDS encoding site-specific integrase yields the protein MKEKRRDSKERILHTGESQRTDGKYLYKYVDAFGNTKYVYAWRLTPTDPTPKGKREKPSLRELEQQIRRDIEDGIDSTGKKMTLCQLYAKQNAQRANVKKSTQKQRKQLMRLLKEDKLGARSIDTIKPSDAKEWALRMKDKGFSYNTINNHKRSLKASFYIAIQDDCVRKNPFNFKLSEIIENDTKEKVVLTEEQEQALLSFIKTDNVYHKYYDDVLILLKTGLRISELCGLTVADIDFKNEVVVIDHQLLKSKEQGYYIETPKTKSGTRQVPLSRETIQAFQRVIRKRTKGKLIEIDGYKDFLFVNPKGNPKVAIDYNALFVRMVKKYNKHHKDNPLPHITPHTLRHTFCTRLASKNMNPKDLQYIMGHSNISITMNWYAHASIDTAKSEVQRLIA from the coding sequence ATGAAAGAAAAAAGACGTGATAGTAAAGAACGTATCCTGCATACTGGAGAGAGCCAACGAACAGACGGAAAATACTTATATAAATATGTAGACGCATTTGGAAACACAAAATATGTGTATGCTTGGAGATTGACACCCACAGACCCGACACCAAAGGGAAAACGGGAAAAACCCTCACTTCGTGAACTGGAACAGCAGATAAGACGGGATATTGAGGACGGTATCGACAGCACAGGCAAGAAAATGACGCTTTGCCAACTCTACGCCAAACAGAACGCACAGAGGGCAAATGTGAAGAAAAGCACACAGAAACAACGGAAACAACTCATGCGGTTATTGAAAGAGGACAAGTTAGGTGCTAGGAGCATTGATACGATAAAACCCTCTGACGCTAAGGAATGGGCGTTACGCATGAAAGACAAAGGCTTTTCCTATAACACTATTAACAACCATAAACGCTCGTTAAAAGCGTCATTCTATATCGCCATACAAGACGATTGTGTAAGGAAAAACCCTTTTAATTTCAAGTTAAGTGAAATCATAGAAAATGATACCAAAGAGAAAGTAGTATTGACAGAGGAACAGGAACAAGCCTTACTGTCATTCATCAAGACGGATAACGTGTATCACAAGTATTATGATGATGTGCTGATACTGTTAAAGACAGGACTTCGTATCTCAGAACTGTGCGGACTGACAGTAGCCGATATTGATTTCAAGAATGAGGTTGTGGTTATCGACCACCAGTTATTAAAGAGCAAGGAACAGGGCTATTATATTGAAACGCCTAAGACAAAGAGTGGAACAAGGCAAGTGCCATTAAGCAGAGAAACGATACAGGCATTTCAACGGGTCATAAGGAAACGCACAAAAGGGAAACTGATAGAGATAGACGGATACAAAGATTTTCTGTTCGTCAATCCGAAAGGCAATCCTAAAGTTGCGATTGATTACAACGCCTTATTTGTCCGTATGGTAAAGAAATATAACAAACACCACAAGGATAACCCCTTGCCACATATCACACCACATACGCTACGCCATACGTTCTGCACAAGACTGGCAAGCAAGAACATGAACCCGAAAGATTTACAGTATATCATGGGACATTCAAACATCAGTATCACAATGAACTGGTATGCTCATGCGTCCATAGATACCGCAAAATCAGAGGTTCAGCGTCTAATCGCATAA
- a CDS encoding NPCBM/NEW2 domain-containing protein has protein sequence MKKTVKFKIISIALMLLLLVQLMLPIKSYATDVPTKNYYYISDMDYISANKWSYVGWGKIKKDKNIEGKKISLLVDGEKVFFNKGMGVHATSQLTYDISTYSNKYTRFVAKLGVDSSKNGLGDVWFKISVSNDGKDWKEIYKSDPVTSQNNALEIDLNIKNYKYLRLYADQNGSNAVDHAVYADARLVEENYNIKTELFNEIEPLSYYDNILNKNSVEENYKDNLELVFKRELVNRLGYWNIQTAVRDDSTKTMKETLTWILNDMQNLQLFIESGNINNSEKFLIALNNLYTNNKKIIGDDKDGLIYKKMLIALAFAYSSDIPATPLTFNSPMASYDINKRFDLVKNLYDNNLMLYKEDFKNYEMELLRFIMNNSIANDELNWLREYAEYKYADLNKRLNPYNYMNYIHPKYNQDRLYSKENEKQFNEKYLLDKYNIKYGLNDDETKTPKTWMVMEAGGICWNISRLGQNLAKTHGIPSVGVYQPAHEAYLNYSLNSDKKGIWSLGNNIFGWGKSSTSWYGGNVVRLLFNWNNKSFTVKPANDSKAGNSAGYQLLGQAALNEYDKYLESYFYYLIANSYSDLNKKEEIYNKSLSILDINLDDYDKLITIYKEIGNKTSTDWKNLAKK, from the coding sequence ATGAAAAAAACAGTTAAATTTAAAATTATATCAATTGCACTAATGCTTTTATTATTGGTTCAATTAATGTTACCAATAAAATCTTATGCAACAGATGTTCCAACAAAAAATTATTACTATATTTCTGATATGGACTATATATCTGCAAATAAGTGGTCTTATGTAGGGTGGGGAAAAATAAAAAAAGACAAGAACATCGAAGGAAAAAAAATAAGTTTATTAGTTGACGGAGAAAAGGTATTTTTTAATAAAGGAATGGGAGTTCACGCAACTAGTCAACTTACATACGATATATCAACATATTCAAACAAATATACAAGATTTGTTGCAAAACTTGGTGTTGATAGTTCAAAAAATGGTCTTGGTGATGTTTGGTTCAAAATATCAGTATCTAATGATGGGAAAGATTGGAAAGAAATATATAAATCTGATCCTGTGACATCACAAAATAATGCACTTGAGATAGATTTAAATATCAAAAACTATAAATATTTAAGACTATATGCTGATCAAAACGGCTCAAATGCTGTAGATCATGCTGTTTACGCAGATGCCAGATTAGTCGAAGAAAATTACAATATTAAAACAGAACTATTTAATGAAATAGAACCACTTTCATATTATGATAATATTTTAAATAAAAATAGTGTAGAAGAAAATTATAAAGATAATCTTGAGTTAGTTTTCAAAAGAGAGTTGGTTAATCGATTAGGTTATTGGAACATACAAACTGCAGTGAGAGATGATTCAACTAAAACAATGAAAGAAACCTTAACTTGGATACTAAATGATATGCAAAATTTACAATTGTTTATAGAATCTGGAAATATCAATAATTCTGAAAAATTTTTAATTGCCTTAAATAATCTATATACAAATAATAAAAAAATCATTGGTGATGATAAAGATGGGTTAATTTATAAAAAAATGTTAATAGCTTTAGCATTTGCCTATAGTTCTGATATCCCAGCAACACCACTAACATTTAATTCTCCTATGGCAAGCTATGATATAAACAAAAGATTTGATCTTGTAAAAAATCTTTATGATAATAATTTAATGTTATATAAAGAAGATTTTAAAAATTATGAAATGGAATTATTAAGATTTATAATGAATAATTCTATTGCAAATGATGAATTAAATTGGTTGAGAGAATATGCAGAATATAAGTATGCAGACTTAAATAAACGTTTAAATCCTTATAATTACATGAATTATATTCATCCAAAATATAATCAAGATAGATTATATTCTAAAGAAAACGAAAAACAATTTAATGAAAAATACTTATTAGATAAATATAATATAAAATATGGCTTAAATGATGATGAAACAAAAACTCCAAAAACATGGATGGTAATGGAAGCCGGAGGTATATGTTGGAATATATCAAGATTAGGTCAAAACTTAGCAAAAACACATGGAATTCCATCTGTTGGAGTATATCAACCAGCTCATGAAGCATATTTAAATTATTCGTTAAATTCTGATAAAAAAGGAATTTGGTCATTAGGAAATAATATCTTCGGATGGGGGAAAAGTTCGACATCATGGTATGGCGGTAATGTTGTACGTTTATTATTTAATTGGAATAATAAATCATTTACTGTTAAACCAGCTAATGATTCAAAAGCAGGAAATAGTGCTGGATACCAATTACTTGGACAAGCAGCATTAAATGAATATGATAAATATTTAGAATCTTACTTTTATTATTTGATTGCTAATTCATATTCTGATTTAAATAAAAAAGAAGAAATTTATAATAAATCGTTATCTATCTTAGATATAAATTTAGATGATTATGATAAATTAATTACAATTTATAAAGAAATTGGTAATAAAACTAGCACAGATTGGAAAAATCTTGCAAAAAAATAA
- a CDS encoding SNF2-related protein — protein sequence MFIEYLLNPSNYACQNINVHYNEATSEWWIEGKNYDKYNIKATNTYGTGRASAYKIIEDSLNLKDTRIYDYYEDENGKRVAELNKKETAIAQAKQEQIKLAFEEWIWKDPERRERLTKVYNERFNSIRPREYDGSHISFDGMNPEITLRKHQVNAIARILYGGNTLLAHEVGAGKTFEMVAAAMESKRLGLCNKSLFVVPNHIVEQFGQEFLQLYPSANVLVTTKKDFETANRKKFCSRIATGDYDAIIISHSQFEKIPMSVERQFAIIQKQIEDITLGIQDLKNNNGERFSIKQMEKTKKGLETRLAKLNDTSRKDDVVTFEELGVDRIFVDEAHYYKNLFLYTKMRNVGGIAQTEAQKSSDLFMKCRYLDELIGGKGVIFATGTPISNSMVELYTMQRYLQYGELEKRHLQQFDAWASTFGETVTAIELSPEGTGYRAKTRFAKFFNLPELMALFKEVADIQTSEMLNLPVPKANYHNVVIEPSEIQKELVKDLSERAEKIRNRMVDSSVDNMLKITNDGRKLALDQRLTNDMLEDFEHSKVATCADNIYSIWDKTSEDKSAQLVFCDLSTPHNDGKFNVYDDLKTKLIDRGIPEEEIAFIHDANTDARKQELFNKVRRGQVRVLIGSTQKMGAGTNCQDRLIALHDLDCPWRPSDLIQRSGRIIRQGNKNPEVDIYRYVTEGTFDAYLYQLVENKQRFISQIMTSKTPVRFAEDIDETALSYAEIKALAAGNPDIIEKTELDTQVAKLKLLKQNYLSEKYALEDKVIKYYPNEIKRLENRIEDMKEDIEVFNNNNTPDNSFEKMSIKGTNFTERKEAGEKIIEICKSMTNPEPLEVGEYKGFKIILSFDTMDRKFYASMKNNLSYKTELGSDPSGNITRIDNVLNGIETRLSSIENNLEDTKKNYESAKKEIEKPFPQEEELKTKSKRLDELNIKLNLNNKDKEIIDDGKDISDDSQDCKKEYER from the coding sequence GTGTTTATAGAATATTTATTAAATCCTAGCAATTATGCTTGTCAAAATATAAATGTTCATTATAATGAAGCAACTTCTGAGTGGTGGATAGAGGGTAAAAATTATGATAAATATAATATTAAAGCAACTAATACTTATGGAACTGGTAGAGCAAGTGCTTACAAAATTATTGAAGATAGTTTAAATCTTAAAGATACAAGAATTTACGATTACTATGAAGATGAAAATGGTAAAAGAGTAGCAGAATTAAATAAAAAAGAAACTGCAATAGCACAGGCAAAACAAGAGCAAATAAAACTTGCTTTTGAGGAATGGATATGGAAAGATCCAGAGCGTAGAGAAAGATTAACAAAGGTTTATAATGAAAGATTTAATTCTATCAGACCACGAGAGTATGATGGAAGTCATATCAGTTTTGATGGAATGAATCCAGAAATAACCTTACGAAAACATCAAGTAAATGCAATTGCACGAATACTTTATGGAGGTAATACACTTTTAGCACACGAAGTTGGAGCAGGTAAAACTTTTGAAATGGTTGCTGCTGCAATGGAATCAAAAAGATTAGGCTTATGTAATAAATCATTATTTGTAGTGCCTAATCATATTGTAGAACAGTTTGGTCAAGAATTTTTACAACTATATCCGAGTGCAAATGTTTTAGTAACTACAAAGAAAGATTTTGAAACTGCTAATCGTAAAAAGTTTTGTTCAAGAATAGCCACAGGAGATTATGACGCTATCATAATTTCCCATTCACAATTTGAGAAAATACCAATGTCAGTTGAAAGACAATTTGCAATAATCCAAAAACAAATAGAAGATATAACTTTGGGCATTCAAGATTTAAAAAATAATAATGGAGAAAGATTTTCTATCAAACAAATGGAGAAAACTAAAAAGGGTTTAGAAACAAGACTTGCAAAATTAAATGACACTTCAAGAAAAGATGATGTCGTAACTTTTGAGGAGTTAGGTGTTGATAGAATATTTGTAGATGAAGCCCATTACTATAAAAATCTATTTCTTTACACTAAAATGAGAAATGTCGGTGGTATAGCACAAACAGAAGCACAAAAGTCATCAGATTTGTTTATGAAATGTAGATATTTAGATGAACTTATTGGTGGAAAAGGTGTTATTTTTGCAACCGGAACTCCAATCTCAAACTCTATGGTAGAACTATATACAATGCAAAGATACTTGCAATATGGAGAACTAGAAAAAAGACATCTTCAACAATTTGACGCTTGGGCTTCAACTTTTGGAGAAACTGTAACTGCAATAGAATTAAGTCCAGAGGGAACAGGTTACCGAGCAAAAACAAGGTTTGCCAAGTTCTTTAATTTACCAGAACTAATGGCACTTTTTAAAGAAGTGGCAGACATTCAAACTTCTGAAATGCTTAATCTTCCAGTACCAAAAGCCAACTATCATAATGTGGTTATAGAGCCTAGTGAAATTCAAAAAGAATTAGTAAAAGACTTATCTGAACGAGCAGAAAAGATAAGAAATAGAATGGTAGATTCATCAGTTGATAATATGCTAAAAATAACTAATGATGGAAGAAAATTAGCACTAGACCAAAGACTTACAAATGATATGTTAGAAGATTTTGAACATAGCAAAGTAGCAACTTGTGCTGATAATATTTATAGTATTTGGGATAAAACAAGTGAAGATAAATCTGCACAATTAGTGTTTTGTGATTTATCAACCCCTCATAATGATGGCAAGTTTAATGTCTATGATGATTTAAAAACAAAACTTATAGATAGAGGCATACCAGAAGAAGAAATTGCTTTTATTCACGACGCAAACACAGACGCAAGGAAGCAAGAATTGTTTAATAAAGTAAGACGAGGACAAGTTAGAGTTCTTATAGGGAGTACACAAAAAATGGGTGCAGGAACTAACTGTCAAGATAGACTTATAGCCTTACACGATTTAGATTGTCCTTGGCGACCAAGTGACTTAATACAAAGGTCAGGAAGAATAATAAGACAAGGAAATAAAAATCCAGAAGTAGATATTTATAGATATGTAACAGAGGGAACTTTTGACGCATACTTATATCAATTAGTAGAAAATAAGCAAAGATTTATTTCACAAATAATGACATCAAAAACTCCTGTGAGGTTCGCAGAAGACATTGATGAAACTGCATTGTCTTATGCTGAAATTAAAGCACTAGCAGCAGGAAATCCAGATATAATTGAAAAAACAGAACTTGATACACAGGTCGCAAAATTAAAATTATTAAAACAAAATTATTTGAGTGAAAAGTATGCATTAGAAGATAAAGTTATTAAATATTATCCAAATGAAATAAAAAGATTAGAAAATAGAATTGAAGATATGAAAGAAGATATTGAGGTATTTAACAATAATAATACTCCGGATAATTCTTTTGAAAAAATGAGTATAAAAGGTACAAACTTTACTGAAAGAAAAGAAGCAGGAGAAAAGATTATTGAAATATGTAAGTCTATGACTAATCCAGAACCACTTGAAGTTGGAGAATATAAAGGTTTTAAAATTATATTATCTTTTGATACTATGGACAGAAAGTTCTATGCTAGTATGAAGAATAATTTATCATATAAAACTGAACTGGGTAGTGATCCTAGTGGAAATATAACCCGTATTGATAATGTCTTAAATGGTATTGAAACAAGACTTTCTAGTATAGAAAATAATCTTGAAGATACTAAAAAGAATTATGAAAGTGCTAAAAAAGAAATTGAAAAGCCATTCCCACAAGAGGAAGAATTGAAAACAAAGTCAAAGAGATTAGATGAATTAAATATAAAATTAAATCTTAATAACAAAGACAAAGAAATCATTGATGATGGTAAAGACATAAGTGATGATAGTCAAGATTGTAAAAAAGAATATGAGAGATAA
- a CDS encoding replication initiation factor domain-containing protein, whose product MINKGKNTIFTRKKRGIRKEQCTITTHKNLSVKIDYISIVFETATAEDIIMHILDLPTDIFNVYPAMIKFKTYQARWQIGDIYVSGDARKTEDNPQGLGCYLVMTGRGCDDIFRILDSRNYTFGDMFRRCERRYGLDNFHFTRLDIAIDDKNEKPFFTIEQIKKKCEKEEFISNSEGYHFDESKFDDFDTAKTVYIGAGKSGLSYRFYDKDKEVCSKHNKTLDEVGSWKRTEMQLRDDKAHVFAMTFKDRPLELGELAFGLLANNLRFVVQNRNESNKSRWKTCRFWERFLGAVEVLKLQVPKLHNSLEETQQWLTEGGVISAVKSFYFLEEHDALGGLEKVGTMLDRARYSSSLSSKLTAHLQRIDRTDLIPYIQYDTKHGKGGI is encoded by the coding sequence GTGATAAATAAAGGAAAAAACACGATTTTTACCCGCAAAAAACGGGGCATACGAAAGGAGCAATGCACTATAACTACACACAAAAATTTATCCGTTAAGATTGATTACATCAGCATTGTATTTGAAACGGCAACCGCTGAAGATATAATCATGCACATTTTAGATTTACCGACTGACATTTTCAATGTTTATCCAGCAATGATAAAATTCAAGACTTATCAAGCACGCTGGCAGATTGGAGATATTTATGTATCGGGGGACGCAAGAAAGACAGAGGATAACCCACAGGGGCTAGGCTGTTATCTTGTTATGACTGGCAGAGGTTGTGATGATATTTTCCGTATTCTCGACAGTAGGAATTATACCTTTGGGGATATGTTTCGACGCTGTGAGCGAAGATACGGACTGGATAACTTTCATTTCACAAGACTTGATATTGCCATTGATGATAAGAACGAAAAGCCATTCTTTACCATAGAGCAGATAAAGAAGAAATGCGAAAAAGAGGAATTTATTTCTAATAGTGAGGGCTACCACTTTGACGAAAGCAAGTTTGATGATTTCGACACCGCAAAGACTGTTTATATCGGTGCTGGTAAATCGGGATTATCCTACCGCTTTTATGATAAGGATAAGGAAGTCTGTTCAAAACATAATAAGACACTTGATGAAGTCGGCAGTTGGAAACGGACAGAAATGCAACTGCGTGATGATAAGGCTCATGTTTTTGCCATGACATTCAAAGACAGACCGCTGGAACTTGGGGAACTGGCTTTCGGGCTATTAGCAAACAACCTACGCTTTGTCGTGCAAAACAGAAATGAAAGTAATAAGAGCAGATGGAAAACGTGTCGGTTTTGGGAACGATTTTTAGGGGCTGTGGAAGTCTTGAAACTGCAAGTACCGAAACTACATAATTCCCTTGAGGAAACACAGCAATGGCTCACAGAGGGTGGCGTGATTTCTGCTGTCAAAAGTTTTTATTTCTTAGAAGAACATGATGCATTAGGTGGACTGGAAAAAGTGGGAACTATGCTTGACAGGGCAAGATACAGCAGTTCCCTTTCCAGTAAATTAACCGCCCACTTACAGAGGATAGACCGCACCGACCTTATCCCCTATATCCAGTATGACACGAAACATGGGAAAGGGGGTATCTGA
- a CDS encoding helix-turn-helix domain-containing protein — MEHYEKKISFLGENIQTIRKHRGMKQQELADKIGINMQSLSKIERGVNYPTFDTLEKIMDVLGVTPNELLSGEWKYIDHTEPYIMDIIKREQDFNVSLDYLSENEFFNDEKECRFYMETKLIQYIHNYITNEVTELEELMEIKQLIQRQKIERMMKVHKEMRGLDRYREQPKEYKYHDPYDDWIFRQLADIDSRNNIPDTSPQLDFDETDYEDYLKEKWNRGL, encoded by the coding sequence ATGGAACATTACGAAAAGAAAATCAGTTTCTTAGGAGAGAATATACAGACCATAAGAAAACACAGAGGAATGAAACAACAGGAACTTGCGGATAAAATCGGTATCAATATGCAGAGCCTTTCCAAGATTGAACGGGGTGTGAATTATCCTACCTTTGACACATTAGAAAAGATAATGGACGTGCTGGGAGTAACGCCCAATGAATTATTATCAGGAGAATGGAAGTATATTGACCACACCGAACCATATATCATGGATATTATCAAACGGGAACAGGACTTCAATGTTTCCTTAGATTATCTGTCTGAAAATGAATTTTTCAATGATGAAAAAGAATGCAGATTTTACATGGAAACCAAACTCATACAGTATATCCATAACTACATTACCAATGAGGTTACGGAGTTAGAAGAACTTATGGAAATCAAGCAGTTGATACAACGTCAAAAAATAGAACGCATGATGAAAGTACATAAGGAAATGCGAGGGTTAGACCGATACAGAGAACAGCCCAAAGAGTATAAATACCATGACCCTTATGATGACTGGATATTCCGTCAACTTGCGGACATAGACAGCAGAAATAACATTCCCGACACTTCGCCACAGTTAGATTTTGATGAAACGGACTATGAAGATTATCTGAAAGAGAAATGGAACAGAGGTCTTTAA
- a CDS encoding excisionase, producing the protein MNNNDIPVWEKYTLTIEEASKYFRIGENKLRRLAEENKDAGWLIMNGNRIQIKRRQFEKVIDKLDAI; encoded by the coding sequence ATGAATAACAACGATATTCCCGTATGGGAAAAATACACCCTTACCATTGAAGAAGCGTCAAAGTATTTCCGTATCGGAGAAAACAAGTTAAGACGCTTGGCAGAGGAAAACAAGGACGCTGGCTGGCTCATTATGAATGGCAACCGCATACAGATTAAACGCCGACAGTTTGAAAAGGTCATTGATAAATTGGACGCAATCTAA